TAGTACTGTGAAGGAAAGGTGAAAAGGACCCCGGGAGGGGAGTGAAAGAGAACCTGAAACCCTGTGTTTACAAACTGTGGAACCACTTTATATGTGGAACCGCGTACTTTTTGTAGAACGGTCCGGCGAGTTACGCTGGCTGGCAAGGTTAAGCACTCAAGGTGCGGAGCCGAAGGGAAACCAAGTCTTAATAGGGCGCCGTAGTCAGTCAGAGTAGACCCGAAACCGGGTGATCTATCCATGTCCAGGTTGAAGTTGCCGTAAAAGGCAATGGAGGACCGAACGCACATCCGTTGAAAAGGGTGGCGATGAGGTGTGGATAGGGGAGAAATTCCAATCGAACCCGGAGATAGCTGGTTCTCCTCGAAATAGCTTTAGGGCTAGCCTCATGAGAGTCTTTTGGAGGTAGAGCACTGAATTTCCTAGGGGGCGTCAAAGCTTACCGAAGAATATCAAACTCCGAATGCCAGTAAGATGATTCATGGGAGTCAGACTATACGAGATAAGTTGGATAGTCAAAAGGGAAAGAGCCCAGACCACCGGCTAAGGTCCCAAAGTGTGTGTTAAGTGGAAAAGGATGTGGGATTTCGAAGACAACTAGGATGTTGGCTCAGAAGCAGCCATACATTCAAAGAGTGCGTAATAGCTCACTAGTCGAGAGGTCCTGCGCCGAAAATGTCCGGGGCTGAAACACAACACCGAAGCCGTGGGATGGTAGCAATACCATCGGTAGAGGAGCATTGAAGACACGAAGAAGCGGTACCGTAAGGAGCCGTGGAGCGTCTTGAAGAGAGAATGCCGGAATGAGTAGCGAGAGAGAGGTGAGAATCCTCTCGGCCGAATATCCAAGGTTTCCAGAGTAAAGCTGATCTGCTCTGGGTAAGTCGGGGCCTAAGGCGAGGGCGAAAGCCGTAGTCGATGGACAACAGGTTGAGATTCCTGTACTGCAAGGTAACAGAACTGTGGGGACATATGTGGAAAGTGCATCCCTGGAATGGAATCCAGGGGCAAGCGAGGTAGGAGTAAGGCAGGCAAATCCGCTTTACAATCCGAAGGCGTGATGCGGACCGAAGTATAGTAGGGAAGTGCATGAGCCATGTATCAAGAAAAGCCGCTATTGTTTATCTTGTACCCGTACCGTAAACCGACACAGGTGGATGAGGAGAGAATCCTAAGGCCGACGGAAGAAGCATTGTTAAGGAACTCGGCAAAATGACCCCGTAACTTCGGGAGAAGGGGTGCCTCTGTAAGGAGGCCGCAGAGAATAGGCTCAAGCAACTGTTTAGCAAAAACACAGGTCTATGCAAAACCGAAAGGTGAGGTATATGGGCTGACGCCTGCCCGGTGCTGGAAGGTTAAGAGGAGAGGTTAGCCGCAAGGCGAAGCTTTGAATTTAAGCCCCAGTAAACGGCGGCCGTAACTATAACGGTCCTAAGGTAGCGAAATTCCTTGTCGGGTAAGTTCCGACCCGCACGAAAGGCGTAATGATTTGAGCACTGTCTCGACAATGCATCCGGTGAAATTGAAGTACCAGTGAAGATGCTGGTTACCTGCGCCAGGACGGAAAGACCCCATGGAGCTTTACTCCAGCTTGATACTGGGATTCGGTATTGCATGTACAGGATAGGTGGGAGACGAGGAAACACTAACGCCAGTTGGTGTGGAGTCGCTGTTGGGATACCACCCTTGCAGTATTGGATTTCTAACCAGCAGCCGTGACCCGGCTGTGGGACAATGTCAGGTGGGGAGTTTGACTGGGGCGGTCGCCTCCGAAAGGGTATCGGAGGCGCTCAAAGGTTCCCTCAGAATGGTTGGAAACCATTCGCAGAGTGCAAAGGCAGAAGGGAGCTTGACTGCGACACCGACGGGTGGAGCAGGTACGAAAGTAGGACTTAGTGATCCGGTGGTTTTAAGTGGGAATGCCATCGCTCAACGGATAAAAGCTACCCTGGGGATAACAGGCTTATCACTCCCAAGAGTTCACATCGACGGAGTGGTTTGGCACCTCGATGTCGGCTCATCGCATCCTGGGGCTGTAGTAGGTCCCAAGGGTTGGGCTGTTCGCCCATTAAAGCGGTACGCGAGCTGGGTTCAGAACGTCGTGAGACAGTTCGGTCCCTATCCGGCGTGGGCGTAGGATATTTGAGAGGAGCTGACCTTAGTACGAGAGGACCGGGTTGGACTGACCACTGGTGTACCGGTTGTTCCGCCAGGAGCATGGCCGGGTAGCCAAGTCGGGAAGGGATAAACGCTGAAGGCATCTAAGCGTGAAGCCCCCCTCAAGATGAGATATCCCATACGTAAGTAGTAAGACCCCTTGAAGACGACGAGGTAGATAGGGCAGAGGTGGAAGTGCAGTAATGTATGGAGCTGACTGCTACTAATCGGTCGAGGGTTTGACCTGAGCACGCGAAGCGTGCGAAGGTCGTTCGATAGGAGCGAAGCGGAAATCGAACTTCCAATGCAGGTGTAGCGATACGCATGCGAAACGGAAATCGAACTTCCAAAGACAACAGGATGAGACAGGAAAGAATGGAAGAAAGAGAAGCAAAGCGAAATCGAATGATCCGAAAGAAGACGGTAGAAGCGTGGATGGATGTAATAGTGTATGCGGTTTTGAAGGTATATCAAAACATATATGGTTATAGGGGATTAGTTCAATGGTAGAGCACCGGTCTCCAAAACCGTCGATGGGGGTTCGAATCCCTCATCCCCTGTTAAGAAAAACCCTGTAAATTCAACATTTACGGGGTTTTTTGCTATTATGCGTATTTGAAATCTTCTCTTGAGTTTTGACGCTATTAAGAACAGATAAAGCGGCAGTACACTTTATTTCCAATCGGGCAATGTTAGATTAGTCCGATAAACGGGGATTACTGTCTGCTCATGTATAAAAGAGGATAAGGATTTCCCTGTTCATCATTTGCAGTTCTTTTGTAAACATTAAAGCCCATATGTTCATAAAAACCTTTAGCAAGAGGATTTTGTTCATTAACCGCTAAATCATTAATTGAATATTTTTCTATTCCATATCTAAGCAATTCCTTGCCTAATCCTTTTCCCCTTTCCTCACTGGAGATAAACAGCATTTCAAGGTGTTGTCCTACTATTCCCATAAAACCCACAGGAACTTGATTTTCGTTTTCTACAATAATTAAATGAGGTATTTCATTTAATGCTTGAGGGACATATTTTTTGATACCTTCTACGTCATTCTCTGATAAAAATAGATGTGTTGCTTTTACAGAACTTTCCCACACATTTAATAGCTGTTCTATCAACAACGGATTTCTGTTCTTTATTTCAATGATTTTCATTTTAAGCCCTCCAGAAATTTCATTTTGTCAAATGTATCTTGCTCAAGGGGAACAAACACATGACTATCTTTGTTTATTCTAATATTATCGCATAGCATTGTCAA
The Ruminococcus gauvreauii genome window above contains:
- a CDS encoding GNAT family N-acetyltransferase, with the protein product MKIIEIKNRNPLLIEQLLNVWESSVKATHLFLSENDVEGIKKYVPQALNEIPHLIIVENENQVPVGFMGIVGQHLEMLFISSEERGKGLGKELLRYGIEKYSINDLAVNEQNPLAKGFYEHMGFNVYKRTANDEQGNPYPLLYMSRQ